In Lentimicrobium sp. L6, the genomic window ATTCCAATGCAAAATGATCAAGGTCAGCCATTGAATGGACTAGTAAAAGAAATTAAAGAGGATAAAGTAGTTATGGATTTTAATCATCCTTTAGCTGGTGTAAACCTTTATTTCACTGGTGAAATACTTGACGTGCGTGAAGCCTCTGAGGAGGAATTATCTCACGGTCATGTTCACGGAGATGGTGGAGTTCAGCACTAGAAACTGATTAAAATGCTATAAAAAAAGAACCACTCTTATTTCTAGGAGTGGTTTTTTTCGTTTTCTGTATTGTTTATACTATTTGTATAACAAAAATATAGTATTTCGTTTATGGATATCAATAGGGTCTTTCCTTTTTTTCCAATTTTGAGCAGTATCGCTAATAATAAGCTCAGTTTCCAAAGTTATATCCGTTGCAACACATATTTTAGTAGTTGGGGAACTGGTCTTTATTAAACTCTCTAGCATTTGATTATTACGATATGGAGCTTCAATAAATATCTGAGTTTGATGTTGTCTGAAAATTTTATTTTCAAGGTCCTTGATGGTTCTTTCTCTTTGACCTCTTTCACGAGGAAGATAGCCTAAGAAGGCAAAATTTTGCCCATTAAAACCACTAGCCATTAGAGCTAGTAGGATAGAGGATGGTCCAACTAAAGGAATAACTCTAATTCCTTTAGCATGAGCCATAGAAACGATATCTGCACCAGGATCTGCAACGCAAGGAGTTCCAGCGTCACTTAATAATCCAATGTCTTGACCTTTTTCAGCGTTATTTAAGTAGCTGATAATATCTCTAGGTTTACTGTGCTCGTTCAGCTCTAAAAACTCC contains:
- a CDS encoding SAM-dependent methyltransferase codes for the protein MEKKGKLYLIPNTLGESNLEDIIPNGNIEKILNIKHFIVEELRNARRFLSKAGWKGRIEELEFLELNEHSKPRDIISYLNNAEKGQDIGLLSDAGTPCVADPGADIVSMAHAKGIRVIPLVGPSSILLALMASGFNGQNFAFLGYLPRERGQRERTIKDLENKIFRQHQTQIFIEAPYRNNQMLESLIKTSSPTTKICVATDITLETELIISDTAQNWKKRKDPIDIHKRNTIFLLYK